The Fusarium oxysporum Fo47 chromosome II, complete sequence genome includes a region encoding these proteins:
- a CDS encoding uncharacterized protein (uncharacterized conserved protein-domain containing protein), whose amino-acid sequence MAPQIWLPSERSGGAPKKALIHYICGNPGLIEYYTDFLSHVRGLLDKIETDTAYDIYGTNLLGFSDDDHEPFNSKNKPWDLEGQIEGMYDIVAAKGKGYDFVILMGHSVGSFITVEIFHRHMKNPERAPHLKLRHGFLICPTLTHLARSSNGVQFELLRRFIPFLDTAACLLARLLLGLLSVASVTWIVQRLLGFTPASADITARWLKSRDGVLQAVHLGLTELEMITEEKWNDDLWDATGEENGVPKFFLFYAKKDHWIHDAEREGIVEKRGGKARIVQDKGDIPHAFCTREDASLEVARRVCGWIEEIEAAKK is encoded by the exons ATGGCACCTCAAATATGGCTGCCTTCAGAGCGCTCTGGAGGAGCTCCAAAAAAAGCACTCATTCACTATATCTGTGGTAACCCGGGCCTCATTGAATACTACACCGACTTCCTCAGCCATGTACGCGGGCTTTTGGACAAGATCGAAACGGACACTGCTTATGACATCTACGGCACAAACTTGCTCGGCTTCAGCGACGACGACCATGAGCCTTTCAATTCAAAAAACAAACCTTGGGATCTGGAGGGTCAGATTGAGGGTATGTACGACATCGTTGCGGCTAAAGGAAAAGGTTACGACTTTGTGATTCTCATGGGCCATTCTGTCGGGTCATTTATCACTGTTGAGATCTTCCATCGCCATATGAAGAATCCGGAGAGAGCACCGCATCTGAAGCTTCGACATGGATTCCTGATATGTCCAACGCTTACGCACCTCGCTCGATCATCTAATGGTGTACAATTCGAGTTATTGCGTCGTTTCATTCCCTTCCTCGACACTGCAGCTTGTTTACTCGCACgtcttctccttggtcttctgAGTGTCGCAAGCGTGACATGGATCGTTCAACGTCTTCTGGGCTTTACGCCTGCGAGCGCAGACATCACTGCACGATGGTTGAAGAGCAGAGATGGCGTGTTGCAGGCAGTTCATCTGGGATTGACGGAGCTGGAGATGATAACTGAGGAGAAATGGAACGATGATCTATGGGATGCGactggagaagagaatggagtACCGAAATTCTTCTTGTTCTATGCCAAGAAAGATCACTGGATTCATGATGCCGAGAGGGAGGGCATcgtggagaagagaggaggTAAAGCGAGGATTGTGCAGGATAAAGGGGATATTCCTCACGCTTTTTGCACGAGAGAGG ACGCAAGCTTAGAAGTTGCAAGAAGAGTCTGCGGTTGGATCGAAGAGATcgaagcagccaagaagtGA